One segment of Brassica napus cultivar Da-Ae chromosome C3, Da-Ae, whole genome shotgun sequence DNA contains the following:
- the LOC106356683 gene encoding uncharacterized protein LOC106356683 produces the protein MEGKGKVGSSSSSSFTNQLFGPKEPSSSSNFSSIFPPPSKGTTGNMILSSKHGSLGQCQESATCNLSSSLYYGGQDVYSGSTSNHTYHTVNKAHSRGDSEASENNSMDASRGNWWKGSLYY, from the exons ATGGAAGGTAAAGGGAAAGTcggatcatcttcttcttcttccttcactAATCAGCTCTTTGGCCCCAAGGAaccttcttcctcctccaacTTCAGCTCCATTTTCCCTCCTCCCTCCAAG GGAACAACAGGAAACATGATCTTAAGCTCCAAACATGGGTCCCTGG GCCAATGCCAAGAATCTGCAACCTGCAATCTAAGTTCGTCTCTTTACTACGGTGGTCAAGACGTTTATTCTGGATCAACAAGCAACCATACTTACCATACC GTTAACAAGGCTCATTCCAGAGGAGACAGTGAGGCTAGTGAAAACAACTCGATGGACGCATCTAGAGGAAACTGGTGGAAAG GTTCACTCTACTATTAG
- the LOC106352756 gene encoding protein THYLAKOID ASSEMBLY 8-like, chloroplastic — MAGIRVFSRKLPTFASILFQNLTRNPSRHRISFLNLKPNTLHITPPKPSTVFVAQFHDGRPRGPLWRGKKLIGKEALFVILGLKRLKEDDEKLEKFIKTHVFRLLKLDMLAVIGELERQEETALAIKMFEVIQKQEWYQPDVFMYKDLIVSLAKSKRMDEAMGLWEKMKKENLFPDSQTYTEVIRGFLRDGCPADAMNVYEDMLKSPDPPEELPFRVLLKGLLPHPLLRNKVKKDFEELFPEKHAYDPPEEIFGRC, encoded by the exons ATGGCTGGGATTCGCGTCTTCTCGCGAAAACTCCCAACTTTCGCTTCGATTTTGTTCCAAAACCTAACTAGAAATCCTTCAAGACATCGGATCTCCTTCTTAAATCTAAAACCCAACACTCTACACATCACTCCGCCGAAACCCTCCACGGTGTTCGTCGCCCAGTTCCACGACGGGAGGCCAAGGGGTCCTCTCTGGAGAGGTAAGAAGCTGATAGGAAAAGAGGCCCTTTTCGTGATCCTGGGTCTCAAGAGGTTGAAGGAAGACGACGAGAAGCTCGAGAAGTTTATAAAGACCCATGTTTTCAGATTGTTGAAGCTTGACATGTTAGCTGTTATCGGCGAGCTTGAACGACAAGAAGAGACTGCGCTTGCTATCAAG ATGTTCGAGGTGATCCAGAAGCAGGAATGGTACCAACCGGATGTGTTTATGTACAAGGACCTTATAGTATCTCTAGCTAAGAGTAAAAGAATGGATGAAGCCATGGGCTTAtgggagaaaatgaagaaagaaaACCTCTTTCCGGATTCTCAGACTTACACTGAGGTTATCAGAGGATTTCTCAGAGATGGATGTCCCGCTGATGCCATGAATGTGTATGAAGACATGTTGAAGTCTCCAGATCCGCCCGAAGAGTTGCCTTTTAGGGTTCTGTTGAAGGGGCTTTTGCCGCATCCGCTTTTGAGAAACAAAGTGAAGAAAGATTTCGAGGAGTTGTTCCCTGAGAAACATGCTTATGATCCCCCTGAAGAGATTTTTGGTAGATGTTGA